One window of the Trifolium pratense cultivar HEN17-A07 linkage group LG2, ARS_RC_1.1, whole genome shotgun sequence genome contains the following:
- the LOC123907340 gene encoding pro-cathepsin H, giving the protein MAQWSLLIVLFCVATAVAGFSFQDSNPIRMVSDMEEQLLQVIGESRHAVSFVRFANRYGKRYDTVDEMKRRFKIFSENLELIKSTNKKRLSYRLGVNHFTDWTWEEFRTHRLGAAQNCSATLKGNHKMTDANLPEEKDWRKEGIVTKVKDQGQCGSCWTFSTTGALEAAYAQAFGKNISLSEQQLVDCAGAFNNFGCNGGLPSQAFEYIKYNGGLESEEAYPYTGENGLCKFSSENVAVQVLGSVNITLGAEDELKHAIAFVRPVSVAFEVEGDFRLYKKGVYTSTTCGNTPMDVNHAVLAVGYGVEDGVPYWLIKNSWGGDWGDHGYFKMELGKNMCGVATCSSYPVVR; this is encoded by the exons ATGGCACAGTGGTCGCTCCTTATCGTGTTGTTCTGCGTCGCCACCGCCGTCGCCGGATTCAGTTTCCAAGACTCCAATCCTATTCGGATGGTCTCCGATATGGAGGAGCAGCTACTTCAGGTGATCGGAGAATCTCGCCACGCCGTCTCTTTCGTCCGTTTCGCTAACAGATACGGCAAACGATACGATACCGTTGACGAAATGAAGCGTAGATTCAAGATCTTCTCCGAGAATCTTGAACTCATCAAATCTACTAACAAGAAACGCCTCAGTTACCGTCTCGGTGTTAATC ATTTTACTGATTGGACTTGGGAGGAGTTTAGAACTCACAGACTTGGTGCTGCTCAAAATTGCTCTGCCACTCTTAAGGGTAACCATAAGATGACCGATGCTAATCTTCCTGAGGAG AAAGACTGGAGGAAAGAAGGTATAGTCACTAAAGTTAAAGATCAAGGCCAATGTGGATCATGCTGGACATTCAG CACAACTGGGGCATTGGAAGCAGCTTACGCACAGGCCTTTGGAAAAAATATCTCTCTTTCTGAGCAGCAGCTAGTGGATTGTGCTGGTGCTTTCAATAACTTTGGCTGCAACGGTGGGTTGCCATCCCAAGCCTTTGAATACATTAAATACAATGGTGGCCTGGAGTCAGAGGAAGCATATCCCTACACTGGAGAAAATGGTCTCTGCAAATTTTCATCTGAAAACGTTGCTGTTCAAGTCCTTGGCTCTGTCAACATCACCTTG GGTGCTGAGGATGAATTGAAACATGCAATTGCTTTTGTTCGACCCGTTAGTGTGGCGTTTGAGGTGGAGGGTGACTTCAGATTATACAAGAAAGGAGTTTACACCAGTACAACTTGTGGCAACACGCCCATG GATGTGAATCACGCCGTTCTTGCTGTTGGGTATGGAGTTGAAGATGGTGTACCATATTGGCTCATTAAAAATTCGTGGGGAGGTGATTGGGGTGATCATGGCTATTTCAAGATGGAATTGGGGAAGAATATGTGTG GTGTTGCAACTTGTTCCTCTTACCCTGTTGTCCGCTAA
- the LOC123907341 gene encoding serine/threonine-protein kinase RIPK-like, which yields MTVMKFTWKLIFPSCYKGEGDYSSPKPVAATKVVATTKDVVATKTNSFNRISLTDLSFPSATTLSDDLSISLAGSNLYVFTHAELKIITQSFSSSNFLGEGGFGPVHKGFIDDKVRAGLEPQPVAVKLLDLHGSQGHKEWLTEVVFLGQLRHQHLVKLIGYCCEEEHRLLVYEYLPRGSLEHQLFRRYSASLPWSTRMKIAVGAAKGVAFLHEAKKPVIYRDFKASNILLDSDYNAKLSDFGLAKDGPEGDDTHVSTRVMGTQGYAAPEYIMTGHLTAMSDVYSFGVVLLELLTGRRSVDKTRPPREHNLVEWARPVLNDARKLSRIMDPRLEGQYSESGARKAAALAYQCLSHRPRNRPSMSIVVNTLEPLQNYVDIPIGPFVYTVPSDVSNNEVQKESSNGNTGNTTPAETPKERSRRNSTSTHHRRNQHQSNGNGTTNHKHIVIDKNNANEVIKDGEEYYDTPKEKKRENGNHHRSHHHHRHNGHRHPQKSPKTKSQNELGHEQNGSHSNSPDTSITSESQGN from the exons ATGACTGTGATGAAATTTACGTGGAAATTGATATTTCCAAGTTGTTATAAGGGTGAAGGTGATTACTCTTCGCCCAAACCAGTAGCAGCAACGAAAGTTGTTGCTACAACAAAAGATGTTGTTGCAACAAAGACAAATTCTTTTAACAGAATTTCTCTGACGGATCTGAGTTTTCCAAGTGCTACAACACTTTCAGATGATCTTTCAATATCTTTAGCTGGTTCTAATCTATATGTTTTTACACATGCTGAGCTTAAGATAATTACTCAGAGCTTTTCTTCTAGTAATTTTCTTGGTGAAGGAGGTTTTGGACCTGTTCATAAAGGGTTCATTGATGATAAGGTTAGAGCTGGACTTGAACCTCAACCTGTGGCTGTTAAGCTTCTAGATTTGCATGGTTCTCAAGGTCATAAAGAATGGCTG ACTGAGGTTGTGTTTCTTGGTCAATTGAGACATCAACACCTTGTGAAGCTGATTGGATATTGTTGTGAAGAGGAGCATAGGCTTTTGGTTTATGAGTATTTACCAAGAGGAAGCTTAGAACATCAACTATTTAGAA GATATTCAGCATCATTACCATGGTCAACAAGAATGAAAATTGCTGTTGGAGCTGCAAAAGGTGTAGCCTTTTTACATGAAGCAAAGAAACCAGTTATATATAGAGATTTCAAAGCTTCAAACATCTTATTAGACTCT GATTATAATGCAAAACTCTCTGATTTTGGCTTGGCAAAAGATGGTCCAGAAGGAGATGATACACATGTTTCCACTAGAGTTATGGGTACTCAAGGTTATGCTGCCCCGGAATACATCATGACAG GACATTTGACAGCaatgagtgatgtgtatagTTTTGGAGTTGTCTTATTGGAACTATTAACCGGTAGAAGATCAGTGGACAAAACACGTCCACCAAGAGAACATAATTTAGTGGAATGGGCCAGACCAGTTTTAAACGATGCTCGTAAACTTAGTAGAATAATGGATCCAAGACTTGAAGGACAGTATTCTGAATCAGGAGCAAGAAAAGCAGCTGCATTAGCTTATCAATGTTTAAGTCATAGACCAAGAAATAGACCTTCAATGTCTATAGTAGTTAACACTCTTGAACCTCTTCAAAATTATGTAGATATTCCAATTGGTCCTTTTGTTTATACAGTTCCAAGTGATGTTAGTAACAATGAAGTTCAAAAAGAGAGTAGTAATGGTAATACTGGTAATACTACTCCTGCTGAGAcaccaaaggagagatcaagaaGAAATAGTACTAGTACTCATCATCGTAGAAATCAACATCAAAGTAATGGTAATGGTACTACTAATCATAAgcatattgttatagataaaaATAATGCTAATGAAGTGATTAAAGATGGAGAAGAATATTATGATACACCTAaggagaagaagagagaaaatggTAATCATCATAgaagtcatcatcatcataggCACAATGGACATAGGCATCCACAAAAGTCACCAAAAACAAAGTCACAAAATGAGCTAGGACATGAACAAAATGGGTCACACTCAAATTCACCAGATACATCTATTACATCAGAAAGCCAAGGAAATTAA